A single Sphingosinicella sp. BN140058 DNA region contains:
- a CDS encoding phosphoadenosine phosphosulfate reductase family protein has translation MTYQFAIDDRIEAAARSGAIFALNLSGGKDSTMAAHAANAILDRLGHDRSRRLAIHADLGRAEWKSTPSTIEAQARQIGLPLVVTRRTAGDMVAQWEQRYEDGWALYQQLKLGRLRGPWSSSAQRFCTSGQKRETLHKYLSTTYPGATIVSVLGIRHEESAKRARTPISKVDTKLHRKRAGTNGILWHPAVHITTDQVFAYHAQHALLLHEAYRRYNASRLSCAYCVIASLRDLKIAASVPANQDLFHLLVDMEITTGFSFRQGGWLADVAPNLLSRDQELRLAAAKTYAAERREIEAHISGNFLETSSGLPWPLRMPSHDDAAAIAEARRLNSCWTGRGLQFLTTAAVNDEFARVISARRVGTAVSIAH, from the coding sequence ATGACCTATCAGTTCGCTATCGACGACCGGATCGAAGCAGCAGCGCGCTCCGGGGCGATCTTCGCGCTTAACCTCAGCGGCGGGAAAGACTCCACCATGGCCGCGCATGCGGCCAACGCGATCCTCGACCGTCTCGGCCACGACCGATCGCGCCGCCTGGCAATACACGCAGACCTAGGTCGCGCTGAGTGGAAATCGACACCGTCCACGATCGAGGCCCAGGCCAGACAGATCGGGCTCCCGCTGGTCGTGACCCGCCGCACCGCCGGCGACATGGTGGCGCAATGGGAGCAGCGCTATGAAGACGGCTGGGCGCTCTATCAACAGCTGAAGCTCGGCCGGCTCCGCGGCCCCTGGTCTAGCTCCGCTCAAAGATTTTGCACCTCTGGTCAGAAAAGAGAGACCCTCCACAAATATCTCTCCACGACCTACCCTGGCGCGACGATCGTCTCCGTCCTCGGCATTCGCCACGAGGAGAGCGCCAAACGCGCCCGCACGCCGATCTCCAAAGTCGACACAAAGCTCCACCGGAAGCGGGCCGGTACGAACGGCATTCTCTGGCATCCAGCGGTCCACATCACGACAGACCAGGTCTTCGCCTACCATGCCCAGCACGCTCTCCTGCTCCACGAGGCCTACAGGCGCTATAACGCATCGAGATTGTCCTGCGCCTACTGTGTAATCGCCAGTCTGCGGGACTTAAAGATAGCCGCCAGCGTGCCCGCAAATCAGGATCTTTTTCACCTTCTTGTCGACATGGAGATCACCACCGGATTTTCCTTCCGCCAGGGTGGCTGGCTCGCCGACGTGGCGCCGAATCTCCTCTCGCGAGATCAGGAACTTCGCCTGGCAGCCGCCAAGACTTACGCTGCCGAGCGCAGGGAAATTGAAGCGCATATCTCTGGAAACTTTCTGGAAACATCTTCTGGCCTACCTTGGCCGCTGAGGATGCCGAGCCACGACGACGCAGCAGCGATCGCCGAGGCCCGACGCCTCAACTCCTGTTGGACGGGCAGAGGTCTACAATTCCTGACCACGGCAGCGGTGAACGACGAGTTTGCCCGCGTGATCTCAGCCCGCCGCGTAGGGACGGCAGTTTCGATCGCTCACTGA
- a CDS encoding site-specific DNA-methyltransferase, with translation MERDGNAWRLTDAGSAHLTRAFPGRPVTVFLTPNGCALWGLAEEAASVIDHGSVRLLLTSPPYALTTKKRYGNEVGQDYVDWLCSIIERLMPVMESNGSLVINLGDAFIRKSPTVSLYQERAIIALQDRLGLHLCQKLHWHNTSALPVPSRWVGVERVRLKSAVETLWWLSPEDRPYADNRNILQPYSDRMLELIAKGGAARSKRPSGHACREGSFSVDNGGSIAPNLFTIANSGDQSYTRSCRAAGLPPHPARMPIELASRLIKFLSRPEEVVFDPFGGSGSTARAAESLGRKWITTEALREYVEGAKLRFADELLPAAA, from the coding sequence ATGGAACGCGACGGCAACGCCTGGCGCCTCACTGATGCCGGCAGCGCACACCTGACACGCGCCTTCCCAGGGCGGCCGGTCACCGTCTTCCTGACCCCCAACGGCTGCGCGCTCTGGGGACTTGCCGAGGAGGCCGCCAGCGTCATCGATCACGGCTCGGTTCGACTTCTGCTCACTTCACCGCCCTACGCGTTAACCACCAAGAAGCGGTACGGGAACGAGGTCGGTCAAGATTATGTAGACTGGCTCTGCTCGATCATCGAACGTCTGATGCCGGTAATGGAGAGCAACGGCTCCCTTGTCATCAACTTGGGAGATGCCTTTATCCGGAAGTCTCCTACCGTTTCCCTGTACCAGGAGCGAGCCATCATTGCTCTGCAGGATCGCCTAGGCTTGCACCTCTGCCAGAAGCTTCATTGGCACAATACCTCAGCTCTACCAGTGCCTTCCCGCTGGGTAGGCGTCGAACGAGTGCGACTGAAGTCTGCCGTGGAGACCCTGTGGTGGCTATCGCCGGAGGACCGGCCCTATGCTGACAACCGGAACATCCTCCAGCCCTACAGCGATCGCATGCTCGAGCTCATTGCGAAAGGCGGCGCTGCCCGGAGCAAACGGCCGTCAGGTCACGCCTGCCGCGAAGGAAGCTTCTCAGTCGACAACGGCGGCTCTATCGCACCCAACCTTTTCACCATAGCAAACTCAGGCGACCAAAGCTACACACGCTCGTGCCGCGCCGCGGGCCTCCCGCCGCACCCCGCACGCATGCCGATCGAGCTCGCATCCCGGCTGATCAAGTTCCTCAGCCGCCCGGAGGAGGTCGTCTTCGACCCGTTCGGCGGCTCTGGATCGACCGCGCGCGCCGCTGAGAGCCTCGGACGGAAATGGATCACGACGGAAGCGCTTCGCGAATACGTCGAGGGCGCCAAGCTACGCTTTGCCGACGAACTCCTCCCCGCAGCCGCCTGA